The genomic window AATGAAGCCATTGAAGGAGGAGCAATATACTTATCTTTCTCTGATATCATATTTACAGGAATTGCAATTGTTAACTTTTATAATAATACAGCATTACTGAGTGGAGGTGCCATTTCATCACTTTATAACTCTAACATCTTGTTTACAGGAGAATCTACAATATATTTTAACAACAACCTAGCCAGACAACATGGTGGAGCTATATCTTCTGTTATCAATACTAGGATAACATTCAATGAAACTTGTTCTGTAATGTTCACAAGTAATACGGCAATGCAACAAGGTGGAGCAATATATTTACTGGACAAAAGTACAATACTGTTTGGAGACAATTGTAATGTAACTTATGATAATAATGCAGCCTTACAACAAGGAGGAGCTTTATATTTTGCACTCCAATCAAATGCCTTGTTCAAAGGAAATTCTATCATTACGTTTGAGCATAACAAAGCTATTTTAAGTGGGGGAGCTCTGTACAGTTTCAGTAATTACCCTATTCTGTTTGAAGAAAATTGCATATTATCATTTAACCACAACATGGTCAGACAAGACGGTGGAGCTATTCAAACTGTTAATACTACTTTGTACTTTAGTGGAAGTTCTTCTGTTACCTTCACAAGCAATACAGCCATGCAACAAGGTGGAGCTGTAAATTTATTTTATAAATCAATTTTAATATTTCAAGATGACTCTAATGTGACTTTCACTCGCAACTCTGCCATGCAAAATGGTGGAGCTGTATATGTACATGACAATACCAATGTCAGCTTTGTAGGAAACACTACCGTTGTGTTTCATCACAATATGGCAGAAAGTGATGGTGGAGCATTATATTCTTATTACCATTGTAACATTACGATAAGACAATACTCTGAAGTGATATTTGATAAAAATAGTGCTATGCAGTATGGTGGAGCAATGTATTGTGATCATCACTCTGATGTTACACTAGAAGGAAACAATCCAGTGTCATTTACTAGCAATACTGCTGAACACGGTGGAGCTGTTTGTGTTTCACAATCTGTCATGACATTTGCACATAATTCTGTGGTGATGTTGAGCAAGAACAGAGCAATAGGGAATGGCGGAGCTGTACTTTACACTAAAAATTTCACAGCAACATTCAATAACGGTTCTTCTATTAAATTTGATCACAACACTGCTTATCGATATGGTGGAGCTTTATACATTGAAGTAAATCATGAAGGGCTCAGTAAACTAAGACTGAACACTACAGGAATTACCTTTACCAACAATAGAGCACTAATCGGAGACTCTGTTTACGTAGATATACCAACATCTTGTGGCGAGGCTTGCTTGAACAGGACCATTGTTGGCGTTAATAAAGAAACTTTAGAATATGGTTCTCTTGCTGGAAACATTTACACTCCTCCTAGTAAACTAGTATTAGGTGATCCAGCTGTGTGTATTGATGATGACAATGTCAGTAATTGTGGGAAATATTATGTAAACAACATAATGCTTGGTCAAGAAATTATCATTGATGCCTGTGTACGGGACTATTATGATCAACGTGCTACTGAAACACAATTTATGGTGGATAGTAATGATAAAAATCACACCATTAATGGAACAAATAGTGTGTTGATATCATGTGATAATGGGTTACAAGGAATTAATATAACAGGATCTAAAATTTCTGATATAACAAACTTTACAATGAATCTTACTTTCCACGATGGAAGTTGGTCTAActtgaaaacaatttcaatagGATTAATAATTGAACTATCACCATGTCACCCTGGTTTCTATTATGATAGCACAACAAAAAAATGTGTATGctactatgatgatgatgatatcatAACTTGTTCTGATAGTACATCACTTATCAGGAGAGGTTATTGGTTTGGAATAGTCAACAATAATAAATCAACAGTGACAGTTTGTCCCAACAATTACTGTGACTTTACTTGTTGTGAAGCTACTAATGGATTTTATGAACTCTCACCAATGAGAATGAATCAGTGTAGTTCACACAGATCTGGTactgcttgtggtagttgtgaagaAGGCTATACTCTCTCATTTGATTCTGTAGAATGTGTAAGTGTTGACCAGTGTACAACTGGGCAGACAGTAATGGTAGTCACATTATCAATGATATACTGGATAATCATAGTTCTACTAGTGTTTATTATGACATACTATCATGTTGGGATTGGTTATTTGTAtgctattacatactattacagtatgctGGATATTTTACTGAGCCAAAATTTATACCAATCAAAAGGATTGTTTACAACTGTTACCACTTTGTCCAGTCTTGTGAAAATCACTCCACAATTTCTAGGACAACTTTGCTTAGTAAAGAACATGAGTGGAATTGACCAACAATTCATTCATTATACACATCCACTAGCTGTCTCAGTTATAATAGTAATAATCTGTCAATCAGCAAGAATATCtcacaaattttcatcattcattAGTAGAGGAATTATCCGCACTGTTTGTTTCCTCCTGCTGTTGTCTTATACTTCTGTGGCCACAACTTCATTACTGTTGTTGAGATCACTGACATTTGATAATGTGgataaggtttacacttaccTATCACCTGACATAGAGTACTGTCATGGTCGTCATCTACCATATTTTATTGTAGCAGTGCTATGTACACTAGTGATTGTGATTGGTCTACCACTTCTACTGCTACTAGAGCCATTCCTTAACAAGAAGATCAATTTTACCAGAATGAAGCCATTactggatcagtttcaaggatgttacaaagacaagtatcgttgctttgcagcttattacatgatttgtcgacttgttattattgtgataatcaTTGCAATTCCATCCAACAGTGATCTCTCCCAGTTTTTGCTGATCTTTTCTAGTGGTGTGTTGGCTGTAGTAGTGATAGTATTAAAACCTTATCAACACAAGATCCTGAACATCTTTGATGGGTTGATTTTACAATTAGTGGTCCTGGCTACACTGATACCACTTGCTGACACTGTTAGTCAAAAATTATCAACAGCTACTATTATCATTGTAATGTTTCTACCATTGATCTCCTTCATTGCTCTGGAACTGATACTACACAAAGAGACCATCACGACTATTACTACAAAGATAGCTGCACATTTTAAGACTGAGCCAGTTTCTACCTGCAATGATACTAATGAGGTACCGATGGGTGATATTGGAATAATCATTGATGATAATATGAGGAAGAATGCTACTATCTGTGAAATGTAA from Dysidea avara chromosome 2, odDysAvar1.4, whole genome shotgun sequence includes these protein-coding regions:
- the LOC136247468 gene encoding outer membrane protein A-like; translation: MMKLIFLLLFLILNVDGVKGVMPDSDVHPSNDTEDDVSGSGSAEDNICVYLVSDDEDIPNCSDNNQTTNETEDDVSGSGVYSTVDVLNNVTTSNTIINISTDVVLSSIVTLEGLDNIRIIGQGNSTVNCNDIGSVKFISCNNVTIEGVIWERCGFDNAPGIEFYNSSNIVLQSSSFHHSVGQAVVLSNMLGNVYINDCQFTHNKYYKGHGAAIYHTSSPEQSTQVQLVINNCDISFNGPAESVVYIDNSNNKVNGHISLLQNSTLIQNKGVPIYISHTSLVLNNSVSFKDNNATAGGGIYSRNSIITFDDKCNVSFHNNSVGSNGNRFASGRGGAVFAINSIIYTNGSSKVTFSNNYATFAGGAIMAIDDSPITFNGSSSVTFSYNHAGAHGGAAFVENSPITFHGSSTVIFSNNHATYGGAIQTHYYNYPITFHGNSKVTFSNNYAIDAGGAIIAVQNSPITFNGNSIVTFSNNSATNLSRYGGAVYAATSPITFQGSSTVKFSKNHATGGGVIMAFHSPITFNGSSTVTFSNNCATTYGGAVRVLYSPLAFHGSSTVTFSNNSVTYEGGAIYADDSPITFHGSSTVTFSKNHATSEGGAIKAVNNSPIIFHGSSTVTFRNNINVTFIHNEAIEGGAIYLSFSDIIFTGIAIVNFYNNTALLSGGAISSLYNSNILFTGESTIYFNNNLARQHGGAISSVINTRITFNETCSVMFTSNTAMQQGGAIYLLDKSTILFGDNCNVTYDNNAALQQGGALYFALQSNALFKGNSIITFEHNKAILSGGALYSFSNYPILFEENCILSFNHNMVRQDGGAIQTVNTTLYFSGSSSVTFTSNTAMQQGGAVNLFYKSILIFQDDSNVTFTRNSAMQNGGAVYVHDNTNVSFVGNTTVVFHHNMAESDGGALYSYYHCNITIRQYSEVIFDKNSAMQYGGAMYCDHHSDVTLEGNNPVSFTSNTAEHGGAVCVSQSVMTFAHNSVVMLSKNRAIGNGGAVLYTKNFTATFNNGSSIKFDHNTAYRYGGALYIEVNHEGLSKLRLNTTGITFTNNRALIGDSVYVDIPTSCGEACLNRTIVGVNKETLEYGSLAGNIYTPPSKLVLGDPAVCIDDDNVSNCGKYYVNNIMLGQEIIIDACVRDYYDQRATETQFMVDSNDKNHTINGTNSVLISCDNGLQGINITGSKISDITNFTMNLTFHDGSWSNLKTISIGLIIELSPCHPGFYYDSTTKKCVCYYDDDDIITCSDSTSLIRRGYWFGIVNNNKSTVTVCPNNYCDFTCCEATNGFYELSPMRMNQCSSHRSGTACGSCEEGYTLSFDSVECVSVDQCTTGQTVMVVTLSMIYWIIIVLLVFIMTYYHVGIGYLYAITYYYSMLDILLSQNLYQSKGLFTTVTTLSSLVKITPQFLGQLCLVKNMSGIDQQFIHYTHPLAVSVIIVIICQSARISHKFSSFISRGIIRTVCFLLLLSYTSVATTSLLLLRSLTFDNVDKVYTYLSPDIEYCHGRHLPYFIVAVLCTLVIVIGLPLLLLLEPFLNKKINFTRMKPLLDQFQGCYKDKYRCFAAYYMICRLVIIVIIIAIPSNSDLSQFLLIFSSGVLAVVVIVLKPYQHKILNIFDGLILQLVVLATLIPLADTVSQKLSTATIIIVMFLPLISFIALELILHKETITTITTKIAAHFKTEPVSTCNDTNEVPMGDIGIIIDDNMRKNATICEISSNTSDDFTHYRDSFLEVMDQIED